One part of the Arcanobacterium phocisimile genome encodes these proteins:
- a CDS encoding VIT1/CCC1 transporter family protein, with the protein MTLTYASSECDCEIKLHAPEHLDFTASTEDDSMFGSRLNWLRAGVLGANDGIVSTAGIVMGVSGAAVDSHALFAAGLAGMVAGALSMAAGEYVSVSTQRDTEQAAVARQRSFFRRDPYAAQQRLASLIAGRGISKPLAWQMSAELTKKDPIHALAQYEHGIDADELTNPWHATWASMISFILGAIIPFLVMILSPISIAVPLTVASVSFALAITGSVSAWLGDAPILPATIRNVVWGNLAMWGTYGIGLLVANV; encoded by the coding sequence ATGACTCTTACCTATGCTTCTTCCGAATGCGATTGCGAAATTAAGTTGCATGCTCCCGAACATCTTGATTTCACTGCTTCTACCGAAGATGATTCAATGTTCGGTTCGCGCTTAAACTGGCTACGCGCTGGTGTTCTTGGAGCCAACGACGGTATTGTTTCAACCGCCGGTATCGTCATGGGTGTTTCTGGTGCAGCAGTAGATAGCCATGCACTGTTCGCTGCCGGTCTGGCAGGAATGGTAGCAGGCGCCTTGTCAATGGCAGCGGGCGAATACGTGTCTGTTTCTACACAGCGCGACACGGAACAGGCTGCAGTGGCACGTCAGCGCTCTTTTTTCCGACGCGACCCGTACGCTGCTCAGCAACGCCTCGCTAGTTTGATTGCAGGTCGAGGAATTTCCAAGCCGTTGGCGTGGCAGATGTCGGCTGAACTCACGAAGAAAGATCCAATTCACGCCCTAGCACAATATGAGCATGGGATCGACGCCGATGAGTTAACAAACCCATGGCATGCCACGTGGGCATCAATGATTTCATTTATCCTCGGTGCGATCATTCCATTTTTGGTAATGATTCTCTCTCCAATTTCGATCGCCGTTCCGCTTACAGTCGCTTCAGTAAGCTTTGCACTAGCTATCACCGGTTCGGTGTCAGCCTGGCTTGGTGATGCACCGATTCTGCCTGCCACTATTCGCAATGTTGTATGGGGCAATCTCGCAATGTGGGGTACTTACGGCATTGGATTACTTGTTGCGAACGTATAG
- a CDS encoding isoprenyl transferase, whose translation MERIYPREHEPIAPPVGRKAPPVIDRRAIPRHIAIVMDGNGRWANERNLPRTEGHKAGELALMDVLAGAIEIGVEVVSVYAFSTENWRRSPAEVTFLMNYSRDVIHRRRHELDDWGVKIVWSGRQPRLWSSVIRELQEAQRLTSYNSTLTLNFCCNYGGRAEIADAVADIAQRVADGELKPRKITEETIAQALYKPELPDVDLFIRSGGEQRISNFMLWQSSYAEMMFVDEAWPEFDRTTLWRCISDYASRNRRFGGAIDNVTGAN comes from the coding sequence ATGGAACGAATCTATCCCCGTGAGCATGAACCGATAGCTCCACCAGTTGGAAGAAAAGCTCCGCCGGTCATTGATCGACGTGCTATTCCGCGCCATATCGCTATTGTGATGGACGGCAATGGTCGATGGGCAAATGAACGTAACCTCCCGCGAACTGAGGGACATAAAGCCGGTGAGTTGGCACTTATGGATGTACTGGCAGGAGCGATTGAGATTGGCGTTGAGGTTGTTTCCGTCTATGCGTTCTCGACGGAGAATTGGCGCAGGTCACCGGCAGAAGTCACATTCTTGATGAATTATTCGCGCGATGTTATTCATCGTCGTCGGCATGAACTCGACGACTGGGGTGTGAAAATCGTGTGGTCGGGGCGTCAACCGCGATTGTGGTCCTCAGTTATTCGTGAACTCCAAGAAGCCCAGCGACTGACCAGCTACAACTCGACGTTGACGCTGAATTTCTGCTGTAACTATGGTGGTCGAGCAGAGATCGCTGACGCGGTTGCCGATATCGCGCAACGCGTAGCTGATGGTGAACTCAAACCGCGCAAGATCACCGAAGAAACCATTGCGCAAGCACTCTATAAACCGGAGCTTCCCGACGTCGATTTGTTCATCCGATCCGGGGGAGAGCAACGTATTTCGAATTTCATGCTTTGGCAGTCGTCGTATGCGGAAATGATGTTCGTTGACGAAGCCTGGCCAGAATTCGACCGCACTACTCTGTGGCGGTGCATCAGCGACTATGCCTCGCGTAACCGGCGCTTTGGTGGAGCAATAGATAACGTGACTGGAGCGAACTAG